The Longimicrobiales bacterium genome contains the following window.
CCAAGGCGCCAGGCGGCGGGGTGAACGAAAAGAACCCACTACCCGGATCAGCACCAAACCCGACATTCTCAAGCGTGATCGTCCGCACGTTTCCGTTCTCTTCCTCGAGTCGAACTCGTCGAAGTACGGGCTGCCCTTCATCGATCCAGACCAAGGCTGCGCGATACGACATGGGGTTCTTGGGTACCATCAGGAGTCGGTGCGTCTCATGCCCCTCGATCGACTCCGATGCCTCATACGTGACCTCGTACTTCTGTTCCGGGTCCTCCAGAAACTCTCGATGGAAGTCCCTGCCACCCGCACTGCGGTCCGCCGTCGTCTTCAGGACAGTTCGCGCGTCGCTACTCGGGAAGTAGACCCAGGCACTCTCGCCATCGACAACGATCAAATCGCCCTCAGGATCACCGAAGCGCATCGCGAACAGGTTGGGGCGCCCCTGGCAGAGTCGACCACTCCCGGTACGCTCGACTCCGAGAAGTGGTACAAGCAGGTGCTGGGTAAAGTCCGCGCACAGGGCCTCCACCGACTCATAACGATCCGCGGCCCCATGGAGCACATCCAAGCCACGGTCCTGGGCTCCAGCCGCTGTGGGTACGAGCAGGGCCAACAAGGGCAAAGATCCGCACCACTTCATTCTGCGACCCTGCTCAACAGATGTCGTCCAGTTCATCCATCATGACGAGGACCTCGCGTCCCTTCGATCCATCGGATGGACCTAGGACCTCCGCGTCGTGAAGCTGATCTACGATTCGGGCCGCCCGTCCATACCCGATGCTCAAGCGGCGTTGCAGAAGAGAGGTCGAGCCGCCGCCGTTCTGAATGCACACTTCGGCCGCGGCACGGAAGAGTTCGTCCCAGTCGCCCTTGATGGCGTCCTTTCCCCCTGACTCCTCCTCTTGCTGCTCCCTGACCTCCTGAAGGATGTCCGGCTCCGAAGACACGTCGAGCGTCGTGCCCGACTCGCTTGCATGCTTCTCGAGAAGATCGACGTACCATCCCATCAGTCGCTCGGTATCCTCGGTGGATAGGTAGGCACCCTGAATTCGAACGGGCACAGAGCCGCCGGGCGGCAGGAACAGCATGTCCCCGTTGCCGAGAAGCGCATCGGCGCCGTTCTGATCGAGAATCGTCCGAGAGTCTGTCTTGGACGCGACCCGGAACGCGATTCGCGTCGGAAAATTCGCCTTGATCAACCCGGTGATGACGTTCACTGAGGGCCGCTGCGTCGCCACGATGAGGTGAATCCCGATGGCTCGCGCCTTCTGCGCGAGCTGAGTCAGCGGTTTCTCCACCTCCGACTGGACCGTCATCATCAAATCCGCCAACTCGTCGACCACAACGACGATGTACGGCATGACGCCTTCGGAGTAGATCCACCGGTCTTCGTCTCCTTCTGGGCCCTTAGGCTCTGAGCGCCGGAGGACCTGGTCCTCGCGAACCTTCTTGTTGAACTCCCCGAGTGAGCGGACGTAGTTCGCCTTGAGGAGGGCGTACCTCCGCTCCATCTCTAGGACAGCCCATTTCAGTACGCCGGCTGCATCCCGAGGGTCGGTTACCACGTTGTGCCGCAAGTGCGGGAGGCGTGAGTAGACAGAGAGTTCGACCATCTTTGGATCGATCATCAACAGCCGCAGGGTTTCCGGCGTGTGTCGGTATACCAGGCTCGTAACAATCGTATTGAGGCAGACCGATTTTCCCGCACCGGTCGCGCCAGCGATGAGGAGGTGTGGCATCTTCTCCAGAGCGGCCACGTACGGCTTGCCGTTGAGATCCTTCCCGAGTGCGAGTGGAAGCTCCCCTTTGGCCCGTCGGAAATTCGGAGCTTCGAGCATCTCCCTCAGATTCACGATCTCCGGCTGTGGGTTAGGGATCTCAACACCTACCGCGCCCTTGCCCGGAATGGGCGCAACGATGCGGATCGTGCGCGCCTTCATAGCTAGTGCCAGATCGGCGTCGAGGTTGGCGATCCGATTCACTTTCACGCCGGGGGCCGGCACGACCTCGAACTGCGTGACGACCGGTCCTGTGGTCCGGCCTCCGAGCGAGCTCTCGACGTTGAACGTACGGAGTTTGTCCACAAGGACTTCCCCGAGCTTGTCGAGCTCCCGCTCCATACTGGTTCGATCCTGAGACTGCGGAGCGCTGAGAAGGTCGACCGGTGGCACCTCATGTTCGATGTCGCTGCCCGCGTTGGGATCTACGAGATCACCTTCGTGCTCGGCATCCCATTCGTCCTCGGCCACCTCACCAGCCTCTGCGTCGCCCGACGAGCCCGACGGCGTCTCCTGATGTACCTCGGCGGCACCCTCCTCGACTGACAGCCCCTCATTCGAAGGCGAGGTCGATCTTGGACCGGGATCATCACCCGCGGTTTTGTCCGCGCCATCCATCCAGTCCGGCGCGAACCCCTCGACTGCCCCCTCCGTCTCTTGCACCACCATCCGCTCTGCCCGAGCCGCCGCGTTTTGGGCATGAACCTCCTTAAACTCCTTGCCTTTGTCCGCAAGCACCTTCGCCGTTCGGCCTGCAGCCTCGCCACTGACGATCACGCCCTTTCCTACCGAGCGAAGCGGATTCCACCCAAGCGTTGCAATGCTCAATGCCACGAAGAGAACCCCGTCGACCAGCATCGCACCGAAAGGGCCGAGGAGCTCTACCAACGGCTTGCCCAATAATTTTCCCAACCATCCAGCCGGAATCGGATTCTCGGCAGAGAGCGTCCACACGGCGATGGGAACGATCACCAGCAGCCCGGTCACCAGCAGCCCGGAGCGAATGGTCCGCTCCCAGGAGAGCCAGTTGCCGACCCTTAGTCCGAGCACGCCGAACAAGATGGGCACCAGAATCGCGGAGTGTCCGACGCCACCTAGTAAGGTTTCTTTGATGCTGGCTCCGACACCCTTGAGCATGTTGTCCTGAGTGAACCACTGATCGCCCAATTGTCCGAAAATCGACACGGGCACGAGCGATAGCAGGAAAACGAGAGCGATCGAAAGCATCCCGACGGCCACGATCTCCCTGCGCTGTCCCGCGGTCAGGGCGAAGCCACCGCCGCCACTCTTTCCGGCAGAGGACTTCGTCTTCTTAGCCGCACCCGAGCGGCCGCGCTCCGCCTTCTTTCCGCCTGTGGCGGCCTTGCTCGCAGAGCGGCTCTTAACGCTGCCCTTACCGGTTCCGCGTTTCTTTGTCACGCCTCGACTCGCGTAATGGCTTGATCAGTCATGAGCGCGACAATTTCGTGACGATCGATATCACAGCAGATCACGAGGTCATCGCCCAGACCGATCTCGATGATCGCAGCCCCACCGGAGGCGAGACTCAGGAACTCCCGTGTCGGGTTGCGCGCCGAGGCCAGTGCGCGAACAGCCCGTGACGAATCGTTGAGCGCTGGTTCCTCATCGACCTCTTTCACGAGCCGCCGAATGAGGTGGCCCGCGCACAGCGCGTCATCGAGAGAAAAGCGGTCGTCCTGCCCTGCGCAGATGATGACGAGACGCTCGTCCCCAGCGACGGCTTTCGCGACCGCACCCAAATTCGTGAATGCACAAGGAAGGAGTCGCCGCCCTTCCTGACCAACGTTCAGCGCCCGAGTTCCGTCCCTCGTGCTCATCACGAGCTTCTTGCCCTGAACCGTCTCCTCGGTGAATTCGCGAGGCGAATTTCCCAGGTCGAAACCTTCGACCTTATGCCCCTTCCGTTCACCGCAAAGCAGTGTGTCCTCCCTGCCCATTGAGGACGCCAGCCGCACAGCCTCTTCGGTCGAGTCCGTGGGGTAGATCGCACGTGCTCCGTTGGCGAGGGCCTCAATGATCGTGGTCGTCGCACGAACTACGTCGATGACCACAACCGTCGCGTCACCGATCGTGCCGGTGTCGACCTCAGGAACCGTAAAGTATGTGTCGATCCTCATTCTTTCGGTGTGCCCTCCGCCATCATACGGGCAACGAAGCCCGTGTCCACTTCCCCTCGCACGAAGGCTTCGTCATCCACGATTCGTCGGAGAAACGGGATGGTGGTCGGAATACCTTCGATGATGGTGTGATCAAGCACATGTCGTGCCCGAACGATGGCTTCTTCCCGCGTGTTCCCACTCACGATGAGCTTTGCGAGGAGCGAATCGTAGTAGGGCGGCACTCGGTAGCCCGTGTAGATATGCGTATCGAGACGTACGCCCGGTCCGCCTGGCGGGTGAAACGTGGTGATCGTCCCCGGCGCCGGAGCAAAATCGCGATCGGGGTCCTCTGCGTTTATCCGAAATTCGATCGCGTGCACGCGATGTTCCACAGAGTCAGGCACGAGGAGGGGTTCACCCGCAGCTACACGAATCTGTTCTTTCAGAAGGTCGATACCCGTCGTGACTTCAGTCACTGGGTGCTCCACCTGAATGCGAGTATTCATCTCCATAAAGAAGAACTCTCCGCTCTGGTCGAGCAGAAATTCGACCGTCCCCGCGCCCACATAGTCGATGGCCTTGGCCGCTTTCACGGCTGCTTCGCCCATTTCGGCACGCAGTTCTGCTGTCATCGCAGGCGAAGGGGCTTCCTCCACCAACTTCTGGTGCCGCCGCTGGATCGAGCAGTCTCGCTCGCCAAAGTGAACCACTCGGCCGTGTGCGTCGCCAAACACCTGGATCTCTACGTGACGGGGCTTGATGATCGCCCGCTCGAGATAGACGTCAGGATTCCCGAAGGAAGCTCTTCCCTCGTTCTGGGCCGCTGTGAAGAGCTTAGGGAACTCTTCTATGCTTCCGGCCAAGCGCATGCCCTTTCCGCCCCCTCCAGCGGACGCCTTGATCATGATCGGGAAGCCTATCTCCTCCGCAACTGGAAGTGCCTCCTCGACCGTGTCGATAATCCCATCGGAACCTGGCACCGTCGGCACCCCAATCTTCATCATGGTAGCCCGAGCGGTCGCCTTGTCGCCCATGGACCTGATCTGATCTGGAGTAGGCCCAATGAAGGTGATATCCGCGCGAGCGCAGATCTCACTGAATTCGGCGTTCTCGGCAAGGAAGCCGTAACCGGGGTGAATCGCCTCCGCGCCGGTCACCTCAGCCGCAGCAATAATCCGTGGGATGTTCAGGTAGCTCTCGGTCGCAGGGGCTGGACCGATGCATACGTCTTCGTCCGCAAATCGAACATGGAGAGATTCACGGTCGGCCTCAGAGTAGACGGCCACCGTCTCCACTCCGAGCTCGTGACAGGCGCGAATGATGCGGAGGGCGATTTCCCCCCGGTTCGCGATCAGGACCTTCTTGAACAAATGTTTATCTCCTGGATCGCACCTGGCCCATTCATGCGGGTGGTCCAATCCAATTCACGCCCCTCACGGGGCAGACTCGAGTTGGTGTCGCCCTAGCTAGGGTCGACCCGAAACAGGACCTGTCCAAATTCGACCGGCTGCGCATTCTCGATGCATATCTCGGCGATCGTCCCTGTCACCTCGCACTCGAGCTCATTCATGAGCTTCATGGCTTCGATGATGCAGAGCGTGTCCCCGGGCATCACACGAGCCCCCACTTCGACATAAGAGAGTGCGTCCGGTCCGGGTGAGCGGTAAAACGTACCCACCATCGGGGATATGATTTCCACCAAATTGCTGGCCGCGACCGGTGTTTCGGTGGCAGGAGTCGCTGCAGGCGCCGGCAGAGCCACCGCAGGTGCGGGAGCCGCGGTAACCGCAACAGGAGCCACCACAGTACCACTCGGGCTCTTGGACAACCGCACTCGCGTGCCACCGCGCTCAATATCGATCGAATCGACGGAGCTGTTGTCGAGAGCGTCAATCAGCCGCTCGATGAAGTCGAAGTCCATCATAGGTTCACCCGCGACAGGTACTTCTCTTCACGTCGGTCGATCTTCAACACATCACCCTGCTCGACGAATAGTGGAACGTTGATCGTGGCACCGGTCTCGAGCTTTGCCGGCTTGTTCGCGCCCTGCGCAGTGTCGCCCTTGAATCCCGGATCCGTCTCCGTAACGAGGAGCTCGACGAACTGAGGCAACTCCACGCTGATCACCTTCTCATCGTGAACCAGCCCTTCACACGGCATGTTCTCCTTGAGGAACTTGAGCTGGTTCTCTCCCAGGAGATCCGCAGCGATCGGGATCAGGTCGAAGGTCTGCGCATCCATGAAGTAATAGAGATCGCCGTCCGTGTAGCTGTAGTTCACCGGGCGCCGCTCGAGACGTACGTCATTCACCTTCTCGCCGGCGCGATAGGTTTTCTCCACAACCGCGCCCGTAAGGACATTCTTGAGTTTGGTGCGCACAAAAGCCCCACCCTTCCCGGGCTTCACATGCTGGAAGTAAGAAATGGCCCAGAGATCGCCGTCGATCTCAATCACCATCCCGTTACGGAAATCTGCCGTACTGGCCATGCGATCTCTCGGTTGATTCGCTGAACGTGTAGGAGGCTAGCCGCGGAGCCTGGAGACCAGGCCGCGTAGCCCTAGAAGATAGCTTTGGACACCGAAGCCATAAACCACACCGCTGGCGACGGGAGAAAGGTACGAATGCCGACGGAAGGTTTCTCGCCCGGCCGTATTCGACAGGTGCGCCTCGACAAACGGCCGATCGACGCCCGTCAGCGCATCCCTGAGAGCGATGGACGTGTGGGTATAGGCACCCGGATTGATCAGAAATCCGTCGACGCGGGCCGAAGCTTCGTCGATGAAGTCGATGAGTTCCCCTTCATGGTTTGACTGGAACATCTCGACCTCGACCCTGAGCTCTTCCGCCAGATCAGCAATCATGCGGTTCACATCATCCAGAGTGTCGCGTCCGTACACCTCGGGCTCTCGGCGACCGAGTAGACGGAGGTTGGGCCCGTGGACCACCGCGATTCTCATGAGACGCCTCTCAAACGACCGGCGCTAATTGCCAGAAGTCCAGTTGAGGATTGCATCGAAATACCGACCGATGTCTCCCCGGTCCGCTTCAGGTTCGGAGGCTTCCGCTTCCTCTCCAGGCCAGGCGAACGGCGTGTCAACATCGTCCACACCGTTGCCAATCTCGGCAAGCTCACGTGCCAGCGTTTCGACATCTTCCTCGGTCGCCACCGCGGTGCCCGGCCCTTCCTCCGCAGACGCTTCTTGGTCAGTCGAGTCTGCAGGTGTGTCAGCTTCCTGCCCGCCCTCAGGGGCGAGGCTGTCCACCCGTGCAGGAGATTCGTCCGCCGGCACGGGCCTGCCCTCGAGTTCCGCGATCCGCGTTCGCAAGTCATCTGCGTCTGGATCAGCCTCCAGCAGACTGTGGAGTACGCCAAGCGCCCGGTCGACGAAGCCCTGCTTCACATAGAGCTCAGCGAGTGTCCTCGTGTGGAGTGGCGCTTCGCTGTCCACCTCAGAACTCTCATCCGGGACGTAGGCCATGTCGCCAAGCTCCAGGGCATCGGGATGCTCTTCGAGCTCGGGGTCCGCGTCGGGCGAAAGCAAACTCAAGTCCATCACGTCGGCGGCCGGCTCTGGTGCTAGGGCCGCGAGATCCACCGCATCGGTGTCTGCGATGACCGCGCCGACGGAGTCGTCATCCATTCCGGCCAGCGCTGCCGCGATCGAATCAAAATTATCGAAGTCGGTCTCAGCGCCCGCTAGTGCGGCCTCCACGCCACTTGGCACAGCTGTCGAAACTGCGTCCCTATCATTAACGGACACTCCTTCAGTGTCGATTGCATCGGAGTCCGGGAGGACCTCACTCAGGCCGACAGATCCGGCGTCGCTGACACTCTCATCCGAAAGCCCGAGGGTGAACAGGGCATCCCGAAGTTGGGGGTCCTCGTCGGCTGCCCCACCGTCGCCCAGGGTCATCTCATCGAGCAAGGAGGCAGGCCCTCCCTCTTCGACCGAGACCAGTTCGATAAGCTGCCCCGACGCTGCGTCTGCCAAGTCGGTCGTGTCGTCTGCGACCGAGGCATCGAGCTGTGGTGTAGAGCCAGCCTCCTCCGACTCTGGATCCAGTCCTACGAGTGTTCCACGCAACGTGGCCGTCTCGTCCCACTCGCCGCGATCTGCCAGAATCGTCGCAAGCGTCGAGAGTGCGACGATATTGCCCGGATCAAGATCTAGCACACGCCTCGTGGCGCACTCAGCCTCCCCGTGCATCCCCTGCTCGAGGTACAGACGTGATGCCACGACATGGCCCGTCGCGACATCGGGATGGCGCGACGTACCGTCAGCCAGAAGGTCGAGCGCCTCCCGGACTTCACCTTTCCGGAGAAAGGCATCCGCGAGCGGCGCGAACGCCAGCCCATCCGGGTCGCGCTCAGACCAATAGATCGACTGTAGAGTCTGGATCTCCTGGTCGAGTGACTCAGACACGCGTGCTCCGGTAAAATGCAAAGGAAGATGGATAGTCCCTACACCGCG
Protein-coding sequences here:
- the accB gene encoding acetyl-CoA carboxylase biotin carboxyl carrier protein, which produces MMDFDFIERLIDALDNSSVDSIDIERGGTRVRLSKSPSGTVVAPVAVTAAPAPAVALPAPAATPATETPVAASNLVEIISPMVGTFYRSPGPDALSYVEVGARVMPGDTLCIIEAMKLMNELECEVTGTIAEICIENAQPVEFGQVLFRVDPS
- a CDS encoding outer membrane lipoprotein carrier protein LolA; its protein translation is MNWTTSVEQGRRMKWCGSLPLLALLVPTAAGAQDRGLDVLHGAADRYESVEALCADFTQHLLVPLLGVERTGSGRLCQGRPNLFAMRFGDPEGDLIVVDGESAWVYFPSSDARTVLKTTADRSAGGRDFHREFLEDPEQKYEVTYEASESIEGHETHRLLMVPKNPMSYRAALVWIDEGQPVLRRVRLEEENGNVRTITLENVGFGADPGSGFFSFTPPPGALVMER
- a CDS encoding DNA translocase FtsK 4TM domain-containing protein codes for the protein MTKKRGTGKGSVKSRSASKAATGGKKAERGRSGAAKKTKSSAGKSGGGGFALTAGQRREIVAVGMLSIALVFLLSLVPVSIFGQLGDQWFTQDNMLKGVGASIKETLLGGVGHSAILVPILFGVLGLRVGNWLSWERTIRSGLLVTGLLVIVPIAVWTLSAENPIPAGWLGKLLGKPLVELLGPFGAMLVDGVLFVALSIATLGWNPLRSVGKGVIVSGEAAGRTAKVLADKGKEFKEVHAQNAAARAERMVVQETEGAVEGFAPDWMDGADKTAGDDPGPRSTSPSNEGLSVEEGAAEVHQETPSGSSGDAEAGEVAEDEWDAEHEGDLVDPNAGSDIEHEVPPVDLLSAPQSQDRTSMERELDKLGEVLVDKLRTFNVESSLGGRTTGPVVTQFEVVPAPGVKVNRIANLDADLALAMKARTIRIVAPIPGKGAVGVEIPNPQPEIVNLREMLEAPNFRRAKGELPLALGKDLNGKPYVAALEKMPHLLIAGATGAGKSVCLNTIVTSLVYRHTPETLRLLMIDPKMVELSVYSRLPHLRHNVVTDPRDAAGVLKWAVLEMERRYALLKANYVRSLGEFNKKVREDQVLRRSEPKGPEGDEDRWIYSEGVMPYIVVVVDELADLMMTVQSEVEKPLTQLAQKARAIGIHLIVATQRPSVNVITGLIKANFPTRIAFRVASKTDSRTILDQNGADALLGNGDMLFLPPGGSVPVRIQGAYLSTEDTERLMGWYVDLLEKHASESGTTLDVSSEPDILQEVREQQEEESGGKDAIKGDWDELFRAAAEVCIQNGGGSTSLLQRRLSIGYGRAARIVDQLHDAEVLGPSDGSKGREVLVMMDELDDIC
- the aroQ gene encoding type II 3-dehydroquinate dehydratase; protein product: MRIAVVHGPNLRLLGRREPEVYGRDTLDDVNRMIADLAEELRVEVEMFQSNHEGELIDFIDEASARVDGFLINPGAYTHTSIALRDALTGVDRPFVEAHLSNTAGRETFRRHSYLSPVASGVVYGFGVQSYLLGLRGLVSRLRG
- the accC gene encoding acetyl-CoA carboxylase biotin carboxylase subunit; the encoded protein is MFKKVLIANRGEIALRIIRACHELGVETVAVYSEADRESLHVRFADEDVCIGPAPATESYLNIPRIIAAAEVTGAEAIHPGYGFLAENAEFSEICARADITFIGPTPDQIRSMGDKATARATMMKIGVPTVPGSDGIIDTVEEALPVAEEIGFPIMIKASAGGGGKGMRLAGSIEEFPKLFTAAQNEGRASFGNPDVYLERAIIKPRHVEIQVFGDAHGRVVHFGERDCSIQRRHQKLVEEAPSPAMTAELRAEMGEAAVKAAKAIDYVGAGTVEFLLDQSGEFFFMEMNTRIQVEHPVTEVTTGIDLLKEQIRVAAGEPLLVPDSVEHRVHAIEFRINAEDPDRDFAPAPGTITTFHPPGGPGVRLDTHIYTGYRVPPYYDSLLAKLIVSGNTREEAIVRARHVLDHTIIEGIPTTIPFLRRIVDDEAFVRGEVDTGFVARMMAEGTPKE
- the efp gene encoding elongation factor P; the protein is MASTADFRNGMVIEIDGDLWAISYFQHVKPGKGGAFVRTKLKNVLTGAVVEKTYRAGEKVNDVRLERRPVNYSYTDGDLYYFMDAQTFDLIPIAADLLGENQLKFLKENMPCEGLVHDEKVISVELPQFVELLVTETDPGFKGDTAQGANKPAKLETGATINVPLFVEQGDVLKIDRREEKYLSRVNL
- a CDS encoding 2-phosphosulfolactate phosphatase, which encodes MRIDTYFTVPEVDTGTIGDATVVVIDVVRATTTIIEALANGARAIYPTDSTEEAVRLASSMGREDTLLCGERKGHKVEGFDLGNSPREFTEETVQGKKLVMSTRDGTRALNVGQEGRRLLPCAFTNLGAVAKAVAGDERLVIICAGQDDRFSLDDALCAGHLIRRLVKEVDEEPALNDSSRAVRALASARNPTREFLSLASGGAAIIEIGLGDDLVICCDIDRHEIVALMTDQAITRVEA